In a single window of the Litorilituus sediminis genome:
- a CDS encoding M48 family metallopeptidase, whose amino-acid sequence MKFTPAKVPEGINYSQSNPIKEFLLLGSGVLAVILLIVFLLGSLLDWSSKFIPFSYESAMAEPFVQEYVDEYGKGSAEVSQYLQGLADEIAPLMSLNEDIQLTLHYVDNETINGMATLGGHIFIFRGLLEKLPSENALVALLAHEIAHVKLRHPVKALSKGVSIALLMAVVSGQSNTDVTGLLSNTSQLAFLGFSRSQEQAADDEAIAVSQRYYQHLQGAHELFAILLAESEQATLDTISWFRSHPEVSARINNVAELANNNGWQQHGQSTPIPNHIIEQLAQDKAAFQLKKH is encoded by the coding sequence ATGAAGTTTACGCCAGCAAAAGTACCAGAAGGTATTAATTACAGCCAAAGCAACCCTATCAAGGAGTTTTTACTGCTGGGTAGTGGTGTGCTTGCTGTGATATTACTGATCGTATTTTTGCTTGGCAGCTTACTTGATTGGAGCAGCAAGTTTATTCCGTTCTCATATGAAAGCGCTATGGCTGAGCCTTTTGTGCAAGAGTATGTTGATGAATATGGCAAAGGATCAGCTGAAGTTTCTCAATACCTGCAAGGTTTAGCAGACGAAATTGCCCCTTTAATGTCGTTAAATGAAGACATTCAGCTTACGCTGCATTATGTTGATAATGAAACCATTAATGGCATGGCGACTTTAGGCGGCCATATTTTTATCTTTCGCGGTTTGCTAGAAAAACTCCCCAGTGAAAATGCTTTAGTGGCTTTGCTTGCCCATGAAATTGCCCACGTTAAGCTTAGGCATCCAGTAAAAGCGCTCAGCAAAGGGGTATCAATTGCTTTGTTAATGGCGGTTGTGAGTGGTCAAAGCAATACTGATGTTACTGGCTTACTCAGTAATACCAGCCAGTTAGCCTTTTTAGGCTTTAGCCGCTCTCAAGAGCAAGCGGCGGATGATGAAGCAATCGCTGTTAGTCAGCGTTATTATCAGCATTTACAGGGCGCACATGAATTATTTGCTATTTTACTCGCTGAAAGTGAGCAAGCTACGCTTGATACTATCAGTTGGTTTCGAAGTCACCCAGAAGTATCGGCGCGGATAAATAACGTTGCAGAATTAGCAAACAACAATGGCTGGCAACAACACGGACAGTCTACACCAATACCTAACCATATCATTGAGCAATTAGCGCAAGATAAAGCGGCTTTCCAATTAAAGAAGCATTAG
- a CDS encoding YbjQ family protein yields MAQFQLEIAITLLLLFLGYIFGRHAEKSHFKSIIAREEQHQGLVAVSVKSPTQDDSTKPGMLVTGSVVISVDYFKRFLAALRTIFGGRVTSYETLLDRARREAILRMKEEAKKLNAERIYNIKLETSSISKSASGNIGAVEVLAYGTAVLRVNQ; encoded by the coding sequence ATGGCACAGTTTCAACTAGAAATTGCAATTACCTTACTGCTGTTATTTCTTGGTTATATATTTGGTCGTCATGCTGAAAAGTCGCACTTTAAATCCATTATTGCCAGAGAAGAACAGCATCAAGGCTTGGTTGCGGTATCTGTAAAAAGCCCTACACAAGATGATTCAACTAAGCCGGGCATGTTAGTTACCGGTAGTGTGGTCATTTCAGTAGATTATTTTAAGCGTTTTCTTGCCGCGCTTAGAACCATTTTTGGTGGTCGGGTGACATCCTATGAAACCTTATTAGATAGAGCGCGCCGTGAAGCAATATTACGGATGAAAGAAGAGGCAAAAAAGCTTAATGCAGAGCGTATCTATAATATTAAGTTAGAAACCTCGTCCATTTCAAAATCCGCCTCAGGCAATATTGGCGCGGTTGAAGTGCTCGCATATGGTACTGCGGTATTGCGTGTTAACCAGTAA
- a CDS encoding YbjQ family protein — translation MLVSNLEIIPGKEITEHFGLVQGSTVRSKHVGRDLMAGIKNIFGGELVGYTELLQEAREEAVERMKEQARAIGANAVVNVRFSTSSVTQGAAELFAYGSAVRLR, via the coding sequence ATGTTAGTGAGTAATTTAGAGATCATCCCAGGAAAAGAAATCACCGAACATTTTGGTTTAGTGCAAGGCAGTACGGTTCGAAGTAAGCATGTTGGTCGTGACTTAATGGCCGGCATTAAAAATATCTTTGGTGGTGAGTTAGTTGGCTACACTGAGTTATTGCAAGAAGCACGTGAAGAAGCCGTAGAACGTATGAAAGAGCAAGCTCGAGCTATAGGCGCCAATGCTGTGGTCAATGTGCGCTTTTCAACCTCATCAGTAACCCAAGGTGCGGCGGAATTGTTTGCTTATGGTAGTGCAGTTAGATTGAGGTAA
- the purD gene encoding phosphoribosylamine--glycine ligase gives MKILVIGSGGREHALAWKAAQSSQVSKVFVAPGNAGTATEAKLENVAISVGDLDALVAFAQKEDIALTIVGPEQPLVDGVVDAFQAQGLAIFGPSAKAAQLEGSKSFTKDFLARHKIPTGSYANFTDVGKALAYVREQGAPIVVKADGLAAGKGVIVALTLAEAEDAIKDMLAGNAFGEAGHSVVIEEFLEGEEASFIVMVDGKNVLPMATSQDHKRALNGDLGPNTGGMGAYSPAPVVTKEIHERIMAEVIMPTVEGMASEDAPYTGFLYAGLMIAADGTPNVIEYNCRFGDPETQPIMMRLQSDLVELCLAATRGELDKVTAEFDSRAAVGVVLAAQGYPASYPKGDVISGLETNTNDAAKTFHAGTALNEAGEVVTAGGRVLCATALGNSVTEAQQCAYELLHQITWQGVEFRTDIAYRAIEREQNA, from the coding sequence ATGAAAATTTTAGTTATTGGTAGTGGTGGTCGTGAACATGCATTAGCGTGGAAAGCGGCTCAGTCTTCTCAAGTAAGCAAAGTATTTGTTGCTCCGGGTAATGCGGGTACAGCAACAGAAGCTAAGTTAGAAAATGTTGCCATCAGTGTTGGTGATTTAGATGCTTTAGTGGCTTTTGCGCAAAAAGAAGACATTGCTTTAACTATTGTTGGCCCTGAGCAACCACTGGTTGATGGTGTGGTTGATGCATTTCAAGCTCAAGGTTTAGCTATTTTCGGCCCAAGCGCAAAAGCAGCACAACTTGAAGGTTCTAAATCTTTCACTAAAGATTTCTTAGCACGTCACAAAATACCTACAGGTAGCTATGCAAACTTTACTGACGTTGGCAAAGCATTAGCTTATGTTCGTGAGCAAGGCGCACCAATTGTTGTTAAAGCTGATGGTTTAGCTGCAGGTAAAGGCGTTATTGTTGCATTAACTTTAGCGGAAGCAGAAGATGCCATTAAAGACATGCTTGCTGGTAACGCCTTTGGTGAAGCAGGGCATAGCGTGGTAATTGAAGAGTTTCTTGAAGGTGAAGAAGCCAGCTTTATTGTTATGGTAGACGGTAAAAACGTATTACCTATGGCAACCAGCCAAGATCACAAACGTGCCTTAAATGGTGACTTAGGTCCTAATACCGGTGGTATGGGCGCTTATTCTCCTGCTCCTGTGGTAACGAAAGAAATTCACGAGCGCATTATGGCTGAAGTTATTATGCCAACGGTTGAAGGTATGGCATCTGAAGATGCGCCGTATACTGGCTTTTTATACGCGGGTTTAATGATTGCAGCTGATGGCACACCAAATGTAATCGAATATAACTGTCGTTTTGGTGACCCTGAAACACAACCAATTATGATGCGTTTACAGTCTGATTTAGTTGAGCTTTGCTTAGCAGCAACGCGTGGTGAATTAGACAAAGTAACAGCAGAATTTGATAGCCGTGCAGCGGTTGGTGTTGTTTTAGCAGCCCAAGGTTACCCAGCAAGCTATCCAAAAGGTGATGTGATTTCTGGTTTAGAGACCAACACCAATGACGCTGCCAAAACCTTCCACGCAGGTACTGCATTAAATGAAGCAGGTGAGGTAGTTACTGCCGGTGGTCGTGTACTTTGTGCCACTGCCTTAGGTAACAGTGTGACTGAAGCACAACAGTGTGCTTATGAGTTATTACATCAAATAACTTGGCAAGGTGTTGAGTTTAGAACTGATATTGCTTATCGCGCCATTGAGCGTGAGCAAAATGCTTAA
- a CDS encoding class I SAM-dependent methyltransferase: MLLKKKSLTTLLVSATLACGALVGTSVNAHNHADAKLEKAVAGDHRSAQNKARDKYRHPIETLSFFGFKSDMTVVEITPGGGWYTEILAPALKGSGKLYGAHYPDTGEDNYYSNSRKKLEKKLASDVVFSEVVLTDFVPRKQSELAPQGSADLVVTFRNLHNWKDAGVEQVFKDAYNALKPGGVLGVVEHRLPADGDPKVAIGYVSEAKTIKQAKAAGFRFAGASEINANPKDLAQYKVWTLPPSLANGDKDKEKYLAIGESDRMTLKFVKPENK; encoded by the coding sequence ATGTTATTAAAAAAGAAAAGTTTAACTACCTTATTAGTAAGCGCTACTTTAGCCTGTGGTGCTTTAGTTGGTACGAGTGTTAACGCTCACAATCATGCTGATGCTAAGCTTGAAAAAGCGGTTGCTGGTGATCATAGATCAGCTCAAAACAAAGCGCGTGATAAGTATCGTCACCCAATCGAAACGTTAAGCTTCTTCGGTTTTAAATCAGACATGACGGTAGTAGAAATCACCCCAGGTGGTGGTTGGTACACAGAAATTTTAGCTCCAGCATTAAAAGGTTCTGGTAAACTATACGGCGCACATTACCCAGATACTGGTGAAGACAACTATTATAGTAATTCACGTAAAAAGTTAGAGAAAAAGCTTGCCTCTGATGTAGTATTTAGCGAAGTGGTATTAACTGACTTTGTACCGCGTAAGCAAAGTGAACTAGCGCCGCAAGGTAGTGCTGATTTAGTGGTTACCTTTAGAAATTTACACAACTGGAAAGATGCTGGTGTTGAGCAAGTATTTAAAGATGCTTACAACGCCCTTAAGCCAGGTGGTGTATTAGGTGTGGTTGAGCACAGATTACCGGCAGATGGTGACCCTAAAGTAGCGATTGGTTATGTTTCTGAAGCAAAAACCATTAAGCAAGCAAAAGCGGCTGGCTTTAGGTTTGCAGGAGCGAGTGAAATCAACGCTAACCCGAAAGATTTAGCACAATATAAAGTGTGGACTTTACCACCGTCATTAGCGAACGGTGATAAAGACAAAGAGAAATATTTAGCGATTGGCGAAAGCGATCGTATGACATTAAAATTTGTTAAGCCTGAAAATAAGTAG
- the purH gene encoding bifunctional phosphoribosylaminoimidazolecarboxamide formyltransferase/IMP cyclohydrolase, translated as MDNPRPIKRALLSVSDKTGIVEFAQHLANKGVDLLSTGGTAKLLAENGIKVTEVSDYTGHPEIMDGRVKTLHPKVHGGILARRGTDEAVMDENNISAIDMVVVNLYPFANAVSDENCTLENAIENIDIGGPTMVRAAAKNHKDVTIIVNASDYDRVIAEMDANDDSLTYKTRFDLAIAAYEHTASYDGMIANYFGKMLPAYGDTEATPSFEQKAKFPRTFNSQFVKAQDLRYGENSHQDAAFYVEANPTEASVSTAKQIQGKALSYNNIADTDAALECVKEFDEAACVIVKHANPCGVAIGDNILAAYESAFKTDPTSAFGGIIAFNRELDADTAEAIVSRQFVEVIIAPTISDEAAQIVAAKPNVRLLECGQWDTQTTGFDYKRVNGGLLLQDRDQGKVASDDLKVVTKRQPTEEEMRDLKFCWKVAKYVKSNAIVYVKNSMTIGVGAGQMSRVYSAKVAGIKAADENLEVKGSVMASDAFFPFRDGLDAAAEAGITAVIQPGGSMRDDEVIAAADEHNIAMVFTGMRHFRH; from the coding sequence ATGGATAATCCACGTCCGATTAAACGCGCACTGTTAAGTGTTTCAGATAAAACAGGCATTGTAGAGTTTGCTCAACACTTAGCTAATAAAGGTGTTGATCTTCTTTCTACTGGCGGTACAGCAAAATTATTAGCTGAAAACGGCATTAAAGTAACTGAAGTTTCTGATTACACAGGTCACCCAGAAATTATGGATGGTCGAGTGAAAACATTACACCCTAAAGTACATGGCGGCATTTTAGCGCGTCGTGGTACTGATGAAGCGGTAATGGATGAAAACAACATCAGCGCGATTGATATGGTAGTGGTAAACCTTTACCCATTTGCTAACGCAGTTAGCGATGAAAACTGTACACTAGAAAACGCCATTGAGAATATCGATATTGGTGGTCCAACTATGGTTCGTGCTGCAGCGAAAAACCACAAAGACGTTACTATTATCGTAAATGCGAGTGATTATGATCGCGTTATTGCTGAAATGGACGCAAACGATGATTCATTAACCTACAAAACTCGCTTTGACCTAGCGATTGCAGCTTACGAGCACACAGCAAGCTACGACGGTATGATTGCTAACTACTTTGGTAAAATGTTACCAGCGTACGGCGATACTGAAGCAACACCTTCATTTGAACAGAAAGCGAAATTCCCACGTACTTTCAACAGCCAGTTTGTTAAAGCACAAGACTTACGCTACGGTGAGAACTCTCACCAAGATGCAGCATTCTACGTTGAAGCTAATCCAACCGAAGCATCCGTTTCTACAGCCAAGCAAATTCAAGGTAAAGCATTATCTTACAACAACATTGCTGATACTGATGCTGCATTAGAGTGTGTTAAAGAGTTTGATGAAGCTGCATGTGTCATCGTAAAACATGCGAACCCATGTGGTGTTGCTATTGGTGACAACATTTTAGCGGCATACGAAAGTGCCTTTAAAACTGACCCAACATCAGCATTCGGTGGCATTATTGCTTTTAACCGTGAATTAGATGCCGATACTGCCGAAGCAATCGTTTCTCGTCAATTCGTAGAAGTGATTATTGCGCCAACTATTTCTGATGAAGCAGCACAAATTGTTGCCGCTAAGCCAAACGTTCGTTTATTAGAATGTGGTCAGTGGGATACACAAACAACTGGTTTTGATTACAAGCGCGTAAATGGCGGCTTGTTATTACAAGACAGAGACCAAGGTAAAGTAGCCAGCGATGATTTAAAAGTTGTGACTAAGCGTCAGCCGACTGAAGAAGAAATGCGTGACCTAAAATTCTGTTGGAAAGTAGCGAAATACGTAAAATCTAACGCCATTGTTTATGTTAAAAACAGCATGACCATTGGTGTAGGCGCAGGCCAAATGAGCCGTGTTTACTCAGCAAAAGTTGCTGGCATTAAAGCCGCTGATGAAAACCTAGAAGTAAAAGGTTCTGTAATGGCATCAGATGCATTCTTCCCATTCCGTGATGGTTTAGATGCCGCCGCAGAAGCGGGTATTACTGCGGTAATTCAGCCGGGTGGTTCAATGCGTGATGATGAAGTGATTGCCGCAGCAGATGAGCATAACATTGCCATGGTATTTACAGGAATGCGCCACTTCCGCCATTAA
- the fis gene encoding DNA-binding transcriptional regulator Fis, giving the protein MFEQNVSSPFITGDIQTQTKTSPLRTQAKIAISNYLSQLNGNDVDDMYDLVLSEIEAPMLEEVMKYTRGNQTRAANLLGINRGTLRKKLKKYGMN; this is encoded by the coding sequence ATGTTCGAACAAAATGTTTCTTCTCCATTTATTACTGGCGACATTCAAACGCAAACTAAAACATCACCATTGCGCACTCAAGCGAAAATCGCTATCAGCAATTACTTATCACAATTAAATGGTAACGATGTTGACGATATGTATGACCTTGTTTTAAGTGAAATTGAAGCGCCTATGCTTGAAGAAGTAATGAAGTATACTCGCGGTAACCAAACGCGCGCGGCAAACTTATTAGGTATCAACCGTGGTACGCTTCGCAAGAAATTAAAAAAATACGGTATGAACTAA
- the dusB gene encoding tRNA dihydrouridine synthase DusB, giving the protein MKIGPYQLKSQVMLAPMAGITDQPFREICCQLGAGLAVSEMILANPKVWNTEKSKNRMVHSDEAGIRSVQIAGSCPDELAFAAKVNADNGAQIIDINMGCPAKKVNKKLAGSALLKEPAQVEAIVKSVVQAVDIPVTLKIRTGWCENSRNGVEIAKIAEDNGIVSLAVHGRTRNDFYKGNAEYDTIKAIKQSISIPVVANGDITSVEKAEQVLNHTGADAIMIGRGAQGRPWIFREINHFLATGSKMKTPSLDEVRAILLGHVNALHQFYGDFKGVRFARKHVSWYIQTLAAMDEGFSEGFNDDQGKMFRATFNGLESEGEQLETLNQFLDSFVA; this is encoded by the coding sequence GTGAAGATAGGTCCGTACCAATTAAAAAGTCAGGTAATGCTTGCCCCTATGGCCGGAATTACCGATCAACCTTTTCGGGAAATTTGCTGTCAATTAGGCGCAGGTTTAGCTGTGTCTGAAATGATTTTGGCAAACCCTAAAGTGTGGAATACGGAAAAGTCGAAAAACAGAATGGTGCATAGCGATGAAGCAGGCATTCGCAGCGTACAAATTGCGGGGAGTTGTCCTGATGAGTTGGCTTTTGCGGCGAAAGTAAATGCTGATAACGGCGCGCAGATTATTGATATTAATATGGGCTGCCCAGCAAAAAAGGTAAATAAAAAATTAGCGGGCTCTGCCTTATTAAAAGAGCCAGCACAGGTGGAAGCAATTGTGAAATCTGTGGTGCAGGCGGTAGATATTCCGGTGACGCTAAAAATTCGCACAGGATGGTGTGAAAACAGCCGTAATGGCGTGGAAATAGCAAAAATTGCTGAAGATAACGGTATTGTTTCTTTGGCGGTGCATGGCCGTACTCGCAATGACTTTTATAAAGGCAATGCGGAATACGACACCATTAAAGCAATTAAGCAGTCTATTTCTATTCCTGTTGTGGCAAATGGTGATATCACCTCGGTGGAAAAAGCCGAGCAGGTATTAAACCATACTGGAGCTGATGCCATTATGATTGGCCGTGGTGCGCAGGGTCGCCCGTGGATATTCAGAGAAATTAATCATTTCTTGGCAACGGGTAGCAAGATGAAAACACCATCATTGGATGAGGTGCGCGCTATCTTATTGGGCCATGTTAATGCGCTTCATCAGTTTTACGGTGACTTTAAGGGTGTACGATTCGCCCGCAAACATGTGTCTTGGTATATACAAACACTAGCTGCTATGGATGAGGGCTTTAGTGAAGGATTCAACGATGACCAAGGCAAAATGTTTAGAGCAACATTTAATGGTTTAGAGTCAGAAGGCGAGCAGCTTGAGACCTTAAACCAATTTTTAGATAGCTTTGTTGCCTAG
- a CDS encoding pepsin-like aspartic protease has product MQTPLQLPITNVYGKGDYSLVVHLGSEQAPVNLLIDSGSSTLVVKEGSYQASRDKHLTPTAIAQEVNYGIGGWNGPVIHSSITLSNYDLANKDKVGEQQVTLTKGDIAIVSAKQQIATFAEADGILGLAYHHLNKGFNLTSYFEQQHISPASTYPWPFNEATELSPASSDLKAFKKFLWQYPEHDIVPYFTELEEEHLVANKFAFYSKRSSVYVDEANKGINVATSPMAEIEPLMQLAENQGKLILGGGEEQTDLYQGEFQSIQVEHDVYYNVELISVQVGDKPAITAAPLEQSHVKSYFTNAIIDTGAGALVLTAALYEQVIRDLVAINADFDALLSPFKDFNEQYTGIDASLIDLAQWPTIYFNFVGEASSANSEGNISNQEKPTVQLACAPHTYWQLNTPAFGRASFKLLSQLPQWPNQSIIGLPLINNYYVVFDRTETGTGVVKFAQQK; this is encoded by the coding sequence ATGCAAACTCCATTACAACTCCCCATAACCAATGTATACGGCAAAGGCGATTACAGCCTTGTTGTTCACTTAGGCAGTGAGCAAGCACCAGTCAATTTATTAATAGATTCTGGCAGCAGCACCTTAGTAGTAAAAGAAGGCAGCTACCAAGCAAGTAGAGATAAACATTTAACGCCAACCGCTATCGCGCAAGAGGTCAATTACGGCATCGGCGGCTGGAATGGCCCGGTTATTCATAGCAGCATCACCTTGAGTAATTACGACTTAGCCAATAAAGACAAAGTGGGTGAACAGCAAGTTACTTTAACTAAAGGCGATATCGCGATTGTTTCAGCTAAGCAACAAATCGCCACCTTTGCCGAGGCAGATGGCATTTTAGGGCTAGCCTATCATCACCTTAATAAAGGCTTTAACCTGACCAGTTACTTTGAACAACAGCATATTAGCCCTGCTAGCACTTACCCTTGGCCATTTAACGAGGCAACCGAGCTCTCTCCCGCTAGCAGCGACCTTAAAGCATTTAAAAAATTCTTATGGCAATATCCTGAGCACGATATAGTGCCCTACTTTACCGAACTTGAAGAGGAGCATTTAGTTGCCAACAAGTTTGCCTTTTATAGTAAGCGCTCAAGCGTGTATGTAGATGAAGCGAATAAAGGCATTAACGTAGCCACTAGCCCAATGGCCGAGATAGAGCCACTAATGCAACTAGCAGAAAACCAAGGCAAGCTGATATTAGGTGGCGGTGAAGAACAAACCGACTTATACCAAGGTGAGTTTCAAAGCATTCAAGTAGAGCACGATGTTTACTACAATGTTGAGTTGATATCAGTGCAAGTTGGCGATAAGCCGGCAATAACAGCCGCGCCACTTGAACAAAGCCATGTAAAAAGCTACTTCACCAATGCCATTATTGATACCGGCGCCGGGGCATTAGTATTAACCGCAGCGCTGTATGAGCAAGTCATTCGTGACTTAGTTGCCATTAATGCTGATTTTGACGCGCTACTTTCGCCGTTTAAAGATTTTAATGAGCAATACACAGGCATAGATGCCAGCTTAATAGATTTAGCCCAATGGCCAACTATTTACTTTAACTTTGTTGGTGAAGCCAGCTCCGCAAACAGTGAAGGCAACATAAGTAATCAAGAAAAGCCAACAGTACAGCTAGCCTGTGCACCACATACCTATTGGCAGCTAAATACGCCAGCCTTTGGCAGAGCCAGTTTTAAATTGTTAAGCCAACTACCACAATGGCCTAATCAATCCATTATTGGTTTGCCACTCATCAATAACTATTATGTGGTGTTTGATCGCACTGAAACAGGAACGGGCGTAGTGAAATTCGCTCAGCAGAAATAA
- a CDS encoding GNAT family N-acetyltransferase, which yields MQAFETERLIMRPLSSNDEDFYIYQYTDEQMMSLVGAPLTYEQARAAFLRALKANNSHKMTVLTWSIFDRFTTEIIGTQALSWLKTKLAVKATDKPINQAEIGMMLATHIQGKGYGKEALSALMEYGFKYLSIDRINTFHANNHSGSDGLVKSIGFTFDEECQTANSGSRYLYFDNNKWDKKYLVKVEQITEPQLSCT from the coding sequence ATGCAAGCATTTGAAACAGAACGCTTAATTATGAGGCCGTTAAGCAGTAATGATGAAGACTTTTATATTTATCAGTATACCGATGAACAAATGATGAGCCTAGTTGGAGCACCATTAACTTATGAACAAGCACGAGCAGCCTTTCTTAGAGCATTAAAGGCAAATAATTCCCACAAAATGACAGTGTTAACTTGGTCAATCTTTGACAGGTTTACGACTGAAATTATTGGTACGCAAGCCTTATCTTGGTTAAAAACAAAGTTAGCAGTAAAAGCAACTGATAAGCCAATTAATCAAGCTGAAATTGGTATGATGTTAGCGACACACATTCAAGGAAAAGGGTACGGAAAAGAAGCATTATCAGCTTTAATGGAATATGGTTTTAAGTATCTATCGATAGATCGAATTAATACCTTTCATGCAAATAACCATTCTGGCTCAGATGGCTTAGTAAAAAGTATCGGCTTTACCTTTGATGAAGAGTGTCAAACCGCTAATAGTGGTTCTCGCTACCTCTACTTTGATAACAATAAATGGGACAAAAAGTATTTAGTAAAAGTAGAACAAATAACCGAGCCGCAGCTATCTTGCACTTAA
- a CDS encoding SAM-dependent methyltransferase, which translates to MSGSLTCVGTGMTLGAHVSPIAQSHIEHADVVFSLMANGFAQKWLEGINDNVHSLQHFYEEGKNRNITYNEMVDTILAAVREGKKVVAAFYGHPGVFACVAHRAIKKAKLEDLPATMEPGISAEDCLYADLGIDPGNTGCMHFETSQFMFYKRNIDNSAHLILWQVALAGDKSLGKFSTGSAYRQVLVDLLLEHYPADHQVILYEAKGIAIDTMRADKIALTELVDAELHMQTTLVIPPSQKMQPNEEILAKLAQLDKKEQRAKNGPALTLVL; encoded by the coding sequence ATGTCAGGTAGTTTAACTTGTGTCGGTACTGGCATGACCTTAGGAGCGCACGTAAGCCCGATAGCACAAAGTCATATTGAGCATGCTGATGTGGTATTTTCATTAATGGCTAACGGCTTTGCGCAAAAATGGCTTGAAGGTATTAACGATAACGTCCATAGCCTACAGCACTTCTACGAAGAAGGTAAAAACCGCAATATTACCTATAATGAAATGGTCGATACTATTTTGGCCGCCGTGCGTGAAGGTAAAAAAGTGGTTGCCGCCTTTTATGGTCACCCTGGTGTGTTTGCCTGTGTTGCCCATCGTGCCATTAAAAAAGCCAAATTAGAAGACTTACCTGCCACTATGGAGCCGGGTATTTCAGCAGAAGACTGTTTATATGCCGATTTAGGTATCGACCCAGGCAATACTGGTTGTATGCATTTTGAAACCAGCCAGTTTATGTTTTATAAGCGCAACATTGATAATTCAGCGCATTTAATTTTATGGCAAGTAGCCTTAGCGGGTGATAAATCACTAGGTAAATTCTCAACAGGTAGCGCGTATCGCCAAGTATTGGTCGACTTATTATTAGAGCACTACCCTGCCGATCATCAAGTGATTTTATATGAAGCCAAAGGCATCGCCATAGATACCATGCGCGCCGATAAAATAGCGCTAACCGAGCTGGTTGATGCGGAATTACACATGCAAACCACCTTAGTAATTCCTCCCAGCCAAAAAATGCAACCCAATGAAGAAATTTTGGCAAAACTGGCACAATTAGATAAAAAAGAACAGCGCGCTAAAAATGGCCCTGCACTAACCTTAGTGCTATAA
- a CDS encoding GNAT family N-acetyltransferase yields MHSFTTARLLIRPFIQEDEEPYCQLYADEKVMRNCGGVFTLAQAKKNFGNALKAIQRKKKTVLNWAIIERSSNQFIGFQALSWQKPTQTPKPSIDNINQVEIGIMLISKANGKQYPEEAMGALMEYAFNYQNVDRINAFYANKNLATKRFLKKLQFNFDPNLQDNTTDNSYQYFDKKQWQNSVIILLYEYSL; encoded by the coding sequence ATGCACAGTTTTACCACCGCACGATTGCTTATTCGTCCATTTATTCAAGAAGATGAAGAGCCATATTGTCAGTTGTATGCTGATGAAAAAGTCATGCGTAATTGTGGTGGGGTATTTACCTTAGCGCAGGCAAAAAAGAACTTTGGGAATGCTCTAAAGGCCATTCAACGTAAAAAAAAGACAGTTTTAAATTGGGCTATTATTGAGAGAAGCAGCAATCAGTTTATTGGTTTCCAGGCTTTATCATGGCAAAAACCAACGCAAACACCTAAACCTAGCATCGATAACATCAATCAGGTTGAAATTGGCATTATGCTAATTAGCAAGGCTAATGGTAAGCAATACCCAGAAGAGGCAATGGGCGCCTTAATGGAATATGCTTTTAATTACCAAAACGTTGATAGGATCAATGCCTTTTACGCTAATAAAAACTTAGCAACTAAGCGCTTTTTGAAAAAGTTACAATTTAATTTTGACCCTAACTTGCAAGATAATACTACTGACAATAGCTATCAATATTTTGATAAAAAGCAGTGGCAAAATAGTGTCATTATATTACTTTATGAGTATTCGCTATAA